Proteins from a single region of Styela clava chromosome 1, kaStyClav1.hap1.2, whole genome shotgun sequence:
- the LOC120335008 gene encoding large ribosomal subunit protein P2-like has protein sequence MRYVAAYLLAALGGNTSPKKSDIKDILSSVGIDVDDEKLGLVMKELEGKNLEELIAAGNEKLASVPSGGGGAVAASGGGGGGAAEEEKKEEKKEESEEESDDDMGFGLFD, from the exons ATGCGTTACGTGGCCGCGTATCTTTTGGCAGCTCTTGGTGGAAATACCTCCCCAAAAAAGAGTGACATCAAAGATATTCTGAGCAGCGTCGGAATTGACGTTGATGATGAAAAACTAGGACTTGTGATGAAAGAATTAGAAGGAAAAAATCTGGAAGAACTGATCGCAGCAG GAAATGAAAAGTTGGCAAGTGTGCCATCTGGTGGTGGTGGTGCTGTAGCAGCATCTGGTGGTGGAGGCGGCGGTGCCGCTGAAG AAGAGAAAAAGGAAGAAAAGAAAGAAGAATCTGAAGAGGAATCCGATGATGACATGGGATTCGGTCTCTTTGATTAA